Part of the Candidatus Parcubacteria bacterium genome, AAAATATACATTGCTACTTGACGAGGAACAACAATTTCTTTTTTTCTTGAAGCAGCGATAATCTCCTTCTCTTTTAAGTCGTAGAATTCAGCCACTGTCTGGATGATTTTTTTAGGGCTTATTATTCTTGCTGGAGCAGAGATAATGTTTTTTAAAAGTGTTTTTGCCACTTCAAGATCCGGTGTTTCATTATTTAGTTTTTGATAAGCGATTAATCTATTCAGGCCGCCCTCTAACTCCCTAATATTTTCTTTAATATTGGAACTAATATACTCTAATACATCATCAGAAAGGTTTATTCCTTTTTCCTGGGATTTAACTTTTAAAATAGCCATTCTTGTTTCATAATCAGGAAAACTAATATCAGCAATCATTCCTCCTTCAAAGCGGGAGCGCAGACGTTCTTCTAAATTGGAAATAGCTTTCGGCGGGCGGTCTGAAGAAAGAACAATCTGTTTGCTATTTTCATATAGAGTATTAAAAATATGGAAAAATTCTTCTTGAGTTTTTTCTTTTCCAGCTAAAAATTGGATATCGTCAATAATTAAAACATCAATTTTTCTATGGTTGTTTTTAAATTCTTCAATACTATGGTTTTTGATTGAGGAAACAACGCCGGAAATGAATTTTTCGCCAGTGATGTATCTTATTTTCTTGTCTTGGAAATCTTTTTTTATTTTGTTCCCAATAGCTTGTATGAGATGGGTTTTCCCCAATCCTACTCCGCCATAGATAAATAAAGGATTATAAGCTAATCCAGGGCTTTTAGAAACAGCCAAAGCTGCGGCGTGGGAGAGTTCATTAAAAGCTCCTACTACAAAGTTCTCAAACAAATAACGTGGGTTTAAATTGGTAATTTTATCAACTTTGAATTCTTGGAATTGAAGCTGTTCTTCATTTGTATATGAGTCTATAATATTAGATGACTCTTTTTTTATTTTCAATCCAGCTCTGGGAACCTCGTATGTTACTTCTTTTACTTCTTCGTTTAAGCTGTGGGCGATTTTTAAAATAGTTTTACTATATTTATTTTCCAACCATTCTTTAGAAAAGTGATTAGGGACAGAAACTATGAGTCTGCCTTCTTTTTTCAAAAGAATTTTTGTGTTTTTAAACCATGTAGCGAAATTAGCTGGAGAAGTATTAAACTGAATTTGGGCAAGTATTGCCTGCCAGAGTTCTTCTTTAGTCACGTTCCTTCACTTCGTTCAGTCAAGTTTAAAATTAAAAGTGAAAAATTAAAAATTAACTTTTAACTTAAAACTTTGACTTTGAACTTTTAACTTTCTACTTTTAACTTATTCCATCATATCATATTGGCGAATAAAGACAAATTGACTTTAAATAAATTAAAAAGTCAAAACACAGTAAAAACTTGTTGATAATCTGTGGAAAAAGTGTGGGAAAGAACATAACACATAACTATGTGTTGTTTTTTATTTTTAAATATGATAATGTTAAAATGTTATTATATCAAAATGTTATTATGAGCATTACATACAATCCTAAAAAAAGAAAAAGAAAGAAAACACATGGGTTTTTAATTAGAAAAAGAACCAAGGGCGGGAAAAAAGTTATTAATAGAAGAAGGAAAAAGGGCAGGAAGAAACTTAGTGTTTAATATATGTTTAGCCAAAAAAATCGTTTAAGGAATAAAAAAGATTTTGACAGAGTTTTTAAAAAAGGCAAAGGGTATAAGCAGGGCTTTTTATTTTTAAAAGTTTTAAATAATGATTTAGGATTTAATAGATTTGGCATTATTGTTAGTAAGAAAATTTCAAATAAGGCGGTAGTTCGCAATAAAGTGAAAAGGCAGTTGAGGGAGATATTAAAGAGAAAAATAAACAGGATGAAAAAGGATTTAGATATTGTATTTTTAACTAATAGCGGAATAGAAAAACAAGGCTTTAAGAATATAAAGCAAGAAGTTGAAGAAATTTTAAAAAAAGCAAAAATTTTAAATTCCTAATCCAAATATATAACACATATAGCACGGCCGTGGTATATGTGTTATAGAATAAATTGTTTAAAAGATTAATTCTTAGAATTATAAAATTTTATCAGGGATTTATTTCTCCTGGATTAGGAAAGCATTGCCGTTTTTATCCCAGCTGTTCAGAATATTGTTATTTAGCTGTTCAAAAATATGGTATACTTAAAGGGTTGTTTTTAGGAATAAAAAGAATTTCAAGATGCCATCCCTGGAATAGAGGCGGAATAGATATGCCGTAACATATTAACATTCTAACAAAAGATAAAATCAGAAATGTTAAAATGTTTAAATGCTAAAATGTTAAAATGACTTATGTTTGAATTATTTACTTCATTTTTCTATACAGTTCTTCAACAGCCATTATTTAATGGTTTAGTTTTATTATAT contains:
- the dnaA gene encoding chromosomal replication initiator protein DnaA, coding for MTKEELWQAILAQIQFNTSPANFATWFKNTKILLKKEGRLIVSVPNHFSKEWLENKYSKTILKIAHSLNEEVKEVTYEVPRAGLKIKKESSNIIDSYTNEEQLQFQEFKVDKITNLNPRYLFENFVVGAFNELSHAAALAVSKSPGLAYNPLFIYGGVGLGKTHLIQAIGNKIKKDFQDKKIRYITGEKFISGVVSSIKNHSIEEFKNNHRKIDVLIIDDIQFLAGKEKTQEEFFHIFNTLYENSKQIVLSSDRPPKAISNLEERLRSRFEGGMIADISFPDYETRMAILKVKSQEKGINLSDDVLEYISSNIKENIRELEGGLNRLIAYQKLNNETPDLEVAKTLLKNIISAPARIISPKKIIQTVAEFYDLKEKEIIAASRKKEIVVPRQVAMYILRESLNYSFPFIGKKFGGKDHTTAIHAFVKISKEVKENEKLFEEINLIKQRIYSV
- the rnpA gene encoding ribonuclease P protein component, whose amino-acid sequence is MFSQKNRLRNKKDFDRVFKKGKGYKQGFLFLKVLNNDLGFNRFGIIVSKKISNKAVVRNKVKRQLREILKRKINRMKKDLDIVFLTNSGIEKQGFKNIKQEVEEILKKAKILNS
- the yidD gene encoding membrane protein insertion efficiency factor YidD gives rise to the protein MFKRLILRIIKFYQGFISPGLGKHCRFYPSCSEYCYLAVQKYGILKGLFLGIKRISRCHPWNRGGIDMP
- the rpmH gene encoding 50S ribosomal protein L34, coding for MSITYNPKKRKRKKTHGFLIRKRTKGGKKVINRRRKKGRKKLSV